One stretch of Variovorax sp. TBS-050B DNA includes these proteins:
- a CDS encoding DUF72 domain-containing protein, with the protein MTELQDSLFPDLPPLPEAPRAAPPPDEAPAAPKKPRTATVAPVPPHPALVELAAALPPGLRLGTSSWSYPGWAGLVWEGEHAESVLSKHGLAALARHPLFRTVSLDRNFYRALTASQYARYAAMVPDDFRFVVKAPSLVTDATVRDESGRGTEPNPVFLNSEIAIQEFVQPALEGLGHRIGALVFQLSPIPSQLLADQDALLARIGAMLASLPALQPTAPEAVIAVEVRDPQLLCPAFATMLRDAGATFCMGLHAKMPPIEAQLPMLRALWPGPLVCRWNLHRRHGRFGYEDAEKLYGPFDRIVDSDPETREALARVIAGTTGAGQRAYVTVSNNAEGCAPLTIASLAQDIVAAAAKQRAP; encoded by the coding sequence ATGACGGAACTGCAGGACTCTCTTTTCCCCGACCTCCCGCCTCTGCCCGAGGCGCCGCGCGCCGCGCCCCCGCCGGACGAAGCGCCCGCCGCGCCGAAGAAGCCGCGCACCGCCACGGTCGCGCCCGTGCCCCCCCATCCCGCACTCGTCGAACTGGCTGCCGCGCTGCCGCCCGGCCTGCGGCTCGGCACCTCGTCGTGGAGCTATCCGGGCTGGGCCGGCCTCGTGTGGGAGGGCGAGCATGCCGAGTCGGTGCTGTCGAAGCACGGGCTCGCGGCGCTTGCGCGGCATCCGCTCTTTCGCACCGTGAGCCTGGACCGCAATTTCTACCGCGCGCTCACGGCCAGCCAGTACGCGCGCTATGCGGCCATGGTGCCCGACGACTTCCGCTTCGTCGTGAAGGCGCCCAGCCTCGTGACCGATGCGACGGTGCGCGACGAGAGCGGGCGCGGCACCGAACCCAATCCGGTGTTCCTGAACAGCGAGATCGCGATCCAGGAATTCGTGCAGCCCGCGCTCGAGGGCCTGGGCCACCGCATCGGCGCGCTGGTGTTCCAGCTGAGCCCGATCCCTTCACAGCTGCTGGCCGACCAGGACGCGCTGCTGGCGCGCATCGGGGCCATGCTCGCATCGCTGCCCGCGCTGCAGCCGACGGCGCCCGAGGCGGTGATCGCGGTCGAGGTACGCGACCCGCAACTGCTCTGCCCCGCCTTCGCCACCATGCTGCGCGATGCCGGCGCCACCTTCTGCATGGGGCTGCATGCCAAGATGCCGCCGATCGAAGCGCAGCTGCCGATGCTGCGCGCGCTCTGGCCCGGACCGCTGGTCTGCCGCTGGAACCTGCACCGCCGCCACGGCCGCTTCGGCTACGAGGACGCCGAGAAGCTCTACGGCCCGTTCGACCGCATCGTCGATTCCGATCCCGAGACGCGCGAGGCGCTCGCGCGCGTGATCGCGGGCACCACGGGCGCGGGGCAGCGCGCCTACGTCACGGTCAGCAACAACGCCGAGGGTTGCGCGCCGCTGACGATCGCCTCGCTCGCGCAAGACATCGTCGCCGCGGCCGCCAAGCAGCGGGCGCCCTGA
- a CDS encoding non-heme iron oxygenase ferredoxin subunit, whose protein sequence is MSTTTWVDAAAVGDVPADDVIGIEVQGRDIALYGTEDGIHATDNICTHGHARLCDGFLEGHEIECPLHQGRFDVRTGKAMCAPLTEDLRSYPVKIEGGRVYLALEG, encoded by the coding sequence ATGAGCACCACCACCTGGGTCGACGCCGCGGCGGTCGGCGACGTTCCCGCCGACGACGTGATCGGCATCGAGGTGCAGGGCCGCGACATCGCGCTCTACGGCACCGAGGACGGCATCCACGCCACCGACAACATCTGCACCCACGGCCACGCGCGGCTGTGCGACGGCTTCCTCGAAGGCCACGAGATCGAATGCCCGCTGCACCAGGGCCGCTTCGACGTGCGCACCGGCAAGGCGATGTGCGCGCCGCTGACCGAGGACCTGCGCAGCTATCCGGTGAAGATCGAGGGCGGGCGGGTGTACCTAGCGCTCGAGGGCTGA
- a CDS encoding tripartite tricarboxylate transporter substrate binding protein — MRRVRLALAFAASALAIAAHAQGEWPQRPVRIVVPFAAGSSPDILARIVNDKLAARIGQPLVVDNKPGAGGNSGTDQASKSAPDGQTFLLSVNAPLVYNTILYKNLPYDPFKDLVPVSLAATTPNVCAVSNSMNVDSVRGWLAAMKQNPGRFNFASTGNGSISHLGVELVKLKTHSFAVHIPYASSGQAVTALVQGDVQYACLPPVTVMPQVRAGRLKALAVTSAERSALLPELPTLRESGLPDIQAVPWFAYMAPRGTPDAIVQRMSREIAAVLQDPETQKRLQTAYFDPVGSTPEALAKFMQEERTRWKPVIERAGLKPDN, encoded by the coding sequence ATGAGGCGCGTTCGTCTCGCATTGGCCTTCGCCGCATCGGCACTGGCCATCGCGGCCCACGCCCAGGGCGAGTGGCCGCAGCGCCCGGTGCGCATCGTGGTGCCGTTCGCGGCCGGCTCCTCGCCCGACATCCTCGCGCGCATCGTCAACGACAAGCTCGCCGCGCGCATCGGCCAGCCGCTCGTCGTCGACAACAAGCCCGGCGCGGGCGGCAACAGCGGCACCGACCAGGCCAGCAAGTCGGCGCCCGACGGCCAGACCTTCCTGCTCTCGGTCAACGCGCCGCTGGTCTACAACACCATCCTCTACAAGAACCTGCCCTACGACCCGTTCAAGGACCTCGTGCCGGTGTCGCTCGCGGCCACCACGCCCAACGTGTGCGCGGTGTCGAACAGCATGAACGTCGATTCGGTCCGCGGCTGGCTCGCGGCGATGAAGCAGAACCCCGGCAGGTTCAACTTCGCCTCCACCGGCAACGGCTCGATCTCGCACCTGGGCGTGGAGCTCGTCAAGCTCAAGACCCACTCGTTCGCGGTGCACATTCCCTACGCGTCCTCGGGCCAGGCGGTCACCGCGCTGGTGCAGGGCGACGTGCAGTACGCCTGCCTGCCGCCCGTCACCGTGATGCCGCAGGTCCGGGCGGGCCGGCTCAAGGCGCTGGCCGTCACTTCGGCCGAGCGTTCGGCGCTGCTGCCCGAGCTGCCCACGCTGCGCGAATCGGGCCTGCCGGACATCCAGGCCGTGCCGTGGTTCGCCTACATGGCGCCCAGGGGCACGCCCGACGCGATCGTGCAGCGCATGAGCCGCGAGATCGCGGCCGTGCTCCAGGACCCCGAAACGCAGAAGCGGCTGCAGACCGCGTACTTCGACCCCGTGGGCAGCACGCCCGAGGCGCTCGCGAAGTTCATGCAGGAAGAGCGCACGCGCTGGAAGCCCGTGATCGAACGTGCCGGCCTCAAGCCCGACAACTGA
- a CDS encoding chorismate mutase — MPEEKREPETHGAALRRFTDPAYVPLCANLAEVRENIDRLDRQIVALLAERGRYVKDAARFKRDAFQVSAPQRQQEVIDKVRALAEKEGAYPEVVEAAYRALIAGFIAREQQDHQGMVDVEAKP; from the coding sequence ATGCCCGAAGAAAAAAGAGAACCCGAGACACACGGCGCAGCGTTGCGCCGCTTCACCGATCCCGCCTACGTGCCGCTGTGCGCCAACCTCGCCGAGGTGCGCGAGAACATCGACCGCCTCGACCGCCAGATCGTCGCGCTGCTGGCCGAGCGCGGCCGCTACGTGAAGGACGCGGCGCGCTTCAAGCGCGATGCCTTCCAGGTCTCGGCGCCGCAGCGCCAGCAGGAGGTGATCGACAAGGTGAGGGCGCTGGCCGAGAAGGAGGGCGCCTACCCGGAGGTGGTCGAGGCGGCCTACCGCGCGCTCATCGCGGGCTTCATCGCGCGCGAGCAGCAGGACCACCAGGGCATGGTCGACGTGGAGGCGAAGCCATGA